A window of Flammeovirga kamogawensis genomic DNA:
ACCAATCTGGATGATCACGCTCTATTCCGCAAGAGGATAAGAATATTAAAAGTATCAAACCCCAGTTGACCATCCACCCTTTTCTAAACCAAAAAAGTCCAAAAATAATAATTGGATAGATAAAGTAAATCCCATCATCTCTCCAATCATCTTCTTTCTTGTCTGCATCTGTCTTGATCACCATATGCTTTTTAATATGACTAGCCAATGCGTCCACATCACTATTGTCTAATGTGAGTGGAATAACTTTTATTCTTTCTTGCTGATCTAATCTTTTGAGAAGCGATCGATCTGCTTTGGATAAAATAGATTTACCTTTAAACTTTAATTCTCTTCTTGAATTGTATGGGCTAGGAACAAAACCACCATTAAAAGAACTTGCCACCCATACTTGTACAAAACCTTTTGATGTATTTCGATATTTTTCTATTTGTTGTGCTTGAGCTTCTGTTACTTCGTCTGTAATAATAATTAAAGTTGGTGGAGCAACTTCTTTTTGAGTTAAAGTATCAATATAGTTTAGCATTAACTCATAATTAGTTCCTTTTACAGGCATAATTCTAGGCTTAACTGTAGTCATGTATGGTACCATCACTTTCTTATCTAGCGATGGTGGAAAAATTACATGAGGAGTTCCTGCAAATACGAGTAATCCTACTTTTGTATTCAATTTTTCTGCAAATAAATCACGCACCTTTAACTTCGCCCTTTCTAATCTATTGGGAGAAACATCTTTTGTCATCATACTCTGTGATAAATCAAGTGCGATCCAAACCACAGATTTATTAAGTATTGAGGGTAGTTTTTTCTGCTTAAATGTAGGACCTGATGCACCAATAATCATTAATGACAAAAGAAAAAACATTAATATAGCAGGTAGATTGGCCTTCTTATTTTTCTGATTTAAAATGACTATTTTTCTTAATTCCTTACGAATTAATCCTTTCCAAGACTCTGTCCGTCTTTTGTTATAAATGTATTGTACCAAAAAAAGAACTAACGGTACAAAGAACCATAACATCAGCGGTCTCAAGAAATGAAACTGGTTGATATATGTAATTATCTGTTCGTTATTCATTCTTATTTGACTTAATAAGTGTGAGAATATTTAAGGAAAAAACCAGTAAACAAGCCAATGTTATTGCTGCAATTATAGGATAGTAATACAATAAAACTTCAGGCTTTAAAGTTGTAGATTCGTATTTAATTGGCTCTAATTTATCAAGAGCTTCATAAGCATTCCTAAGTTCTTTTGCATCCATCGCTCTAAAGTATTCACCCCCTGTAGAGTGTGCTATATACTTCATTGTTTTCTCGTCTATCTTATCTTTTCCTGTAGGGTCTCCTATACCTAATGTATAAATTTTTATACTATCTTTCTTTGCTACAGCTGCTGCATCTAAAGGGTTTGTTCCTCTGCCACTATCTACACCGTCTGTTAGTAATAAAATTACTTTTTCTTTAGTAGTATCCGCTTCAAAAACTTTCATACTGTAGCCAATTGCATCACCAATACCTGTCATTTGACCTGCCATACCTACTTCTGCGTCATTCAACATAAATGTTACTGCATTAAGGTCTTCTGTTAAAGGTGCTTGTAAATAAGGGTGTGTTGCAAAAAGTACTAATCCCATTCTATCACTTTTTCTACCACTAATAAAAGTGGTCATTAATTCTTGTACAGCATGCCATCTAGTTTTACGTTGGTCACCTACAACCCAGTCTTTATTGTTCATACTAAAAGACATATCAGCAGTAATTAAAAAACTTCTAGCTGTTTTGATTTTCTTTTCTGGTTTACCTACAAATTTTGGTCCTGCTGCTCCTAATAGAATACAGCAGTAAATAAGAAATAGCATGAACCATT
This region includes:
- a CDS encoding VWA domain-containing protein produces the protein MNNEQIITYINQFHFLRPLMLWFFVPLVLFLVQYIYNKRRTESWKGLIRKELRKIVILNQKNKKANLPAILMFFLLSLMIIGASGPTFKQKKLPSILNKSVVWIALDLSQSMMTKDVSPNRLERAKLKVRDLFAEKLNTKVGLLVFAGTPHVIFPPSLDKKVMVPYMTTVKPRIMPVKGTNYELMLNYIDTLTQKEVAPPTLIIITDEVTEAQAQQIEKYRNTSKGFVQVWVASSFNGGFVPSPYNSRRELKFKGKSILSKADRSLLKRLDQQERIKVIPLTLDNSDVDALASHIKKHMVIKTDADKKEDDWRDDGIYFIYPIIIFGLFWFRKGWMVNWGLILLIFLSSCGIERDHPDWWYTKDYQAQQEANKGNYANAAQLYTTYSNKAFAFYKSGDFEAAAAVYEMDSTAISQYNLGLMFVELGNYEMAQSAFRVALERDANLTQAKESLAKVKIELEKNKGKTEASQESEKDVSQAVKALTDKERKLSDHDYDKKNAKRADAEKEKVVDPKKRKYKEQDWPDENKKKKDRMNQVSAASMVMEKTNADPSEFLRKKFILQKKKYYPQVKNPKKAW
- a CDS encoding VWA domain-containing protein; translated protein: MPKFGYENMHFEWTNIWVLAFVLLIPLVYWLIPSMRQVTSALVFPSFKRAVTISGIHPRKKSKITKKNLPQWFMLFLIYCCILLGAAGPKFVGKPEKKIKTARSFLITADMSFSMNNKDWVVGDQRKTRWHAVQELMTTFISGRKSDRMGLVLFATHPYLQAPLTEDLNAVTFMLNDAEVGMAGQMTGIGDAIGYSMKVFEADTTKEKVILLLTDGVDSGRGTNPLDAAAVAKKDSIKIYTLGIGDPTGKDKIDEKTMKYIAHSTGGEYFRAMDAKELRNAYEALDKLEPIKYESTTLKPEVLLYYYPIIAAITLACLLVFSLNILTLIKSNKNE